CTTTATGATTTGGAATTACTTTAGTATATTTCAAACATACATATGACAAAAAAAGAAGAGTAGCTTATGATTCCGGGAGCGTCAATTTTAAGAGACACCATCACCATGATTCTTGCCGGTGGTGTCGGGCAACGGTTGTTTCCACTTACAGCCTACAGAAGTAAACCTGCAGTCCCCTTCGGAGGGAAATACAGAATAATAGATTTTGCACTTTCAAACTGCCTCAACTCCGGTTTGAGAAAAATCTACATCCTCGTTCAATACAAATCTGATTCGTTGAATCAGCACATCTATGAAGCCTGGAGTATTTTTAATCCTGAACTCGGGGAATTCATTTATTCAGTTCCACCTCAGAAAAAGATGAGCAGCGACTGGTATCTTGGCACCGCAAACGCCATCTACCAGAATATGAATCTCTTCCAGGGAGACAAAAGAGGAAAATGGGTTTTGATCCTTAGCGGTGACCATATCTACAAGATGGATTATTTGAAACAACTGATCTACCACAACGATGTGAAAGCCGACCTTTCCCTCTCCTGCATGCCTGTTCCTACAGAAGAAGCTGACAGATTTGGAATAGTGGAAACCGACGAAAATTCCAAAGTTATGAATTTCATCGAAAAACCTGATAACCCGCCTGAAATACCCGGTAATCCCGGTTATTCCTATGTAAACATGGGAATCTATGTTTTCAATGCCAAACTCCTGAGAGAAGTACTCATCGAAATGGAATCGAAAAATATTCCAAACAACGATTTCGGACAGGATGTAATTCCCTATATGATAAAACAGGGTTTAAATGTTGTTGCTTAT
This region of Bacteroidota bacterium genomic DNA includes:
- the glgC gene encoding glucose-1-phosphate adenylyltransferase, which produces MIPGASILRDTITMILAGGVGQRLFPLTAYRSKPAVPFGGKYRIIDFALSNCLNSGLRKIYILVQYKSDSLNQHIYEAWSIFNPELGEFIYSVPPQKKMSSDWYLGTANAIYQNMNLFQGDKRGKWVLILSGDHIYKMDYLKQLIYHNDVKADLSLSCMPVPTEEADRFGIVETDENSKVMNFIEKPDNPPEIPGNPGYSYVNMGIYVFNAKLLREVLIEMESKNIPNNDFGQDVIPYMIKQGLNVVAYPFVDENKKNKPYWKDIGTIESYYEASMDLINVVPEFNLYDMEWPLRTYQYQFPPAKTVSHWGERIGRTLNSLICDGTIVSGGLIERSIIGANVRVNSYSYVTDSMIMNNCNIGRNVKIRRAIIDKNVHIPPGTEIGFDLEKDKQRFTVTETGIVVIPKNYVFA